A stretch of Desulfarculaceae bacterium DNA encodes these proteins:
- the nuoH gene encoding NADH-quinone oxidoreductase subunit NuoH: protein MIIPAWVIELLLLFIKLAVSLVALLMIAAYLVLAERKLLGRLQIRLGPNRAGFHGSLQPIADVIKMITKEDVHPRGVDLFLYLFAPAVTACTAFMIAAVVPFGPGFTLLGYRIEPMVIDLNVGVLYALAFSSLGVYGVTLGGWASNSKYSLLGAVRAAAQMISYELPLALSLVPVVMLAGSLRLVDIVEAQARLPFVLVQPVGFVIFLIAAFAEAKRIPFDLPEAENELMAGFHTEYSGMRFGLYFLGEYVNMVVLGSLVTVFFLGGWHGPLLPPLLWFLIKVLALVFFMIWSRGTLPRLRWDQLMGFCWKVLTPLALINIVITAGVMVLWP from the coding sequence ATGATCATCCCCGCCTGGGTCATAGAGCTGCTCCTGCTGTTCATCAAGCTGGCCGTGTCCCTGGTGGCGCTGTTGATGATCGCGGCCTATCTGGTGCTGGCCGAGCGCAAGCTGCTGGGCCGTTTGCAGATACGCTTGGGGCCCAACCGGGCGGGTTTCCACGGCTCGCTGCAACCCATCGCCGACGTGATCAAGATGATCACCAAGGAGGACGTGCACCCGCGCGGTGTGGATCTGTTCCTATACCTCTTTGCTCCGGCGGTCACCGCCTGCACCGCCTTCATGATCGCGGCGGTGGTGCCCTTCGGCCCGGGCTTCACCCTCTTGGGCTATCGCATCGAGCCCATGGTCATCGACCTCAACGTGGGAGTGCTCTACGCCTTGGCCTTTTCCTCCCTGGGGGTGTACGGCGTGACCCTGGGCGGCTGGGCCAGCAACTCCAAGTACAGCCTCCTGGGCGCGGTGCGGGCCGCGGCCCAGATGATCTCCTACGAGCTGCCCTTGGCCCTGTCCCTGGTGCCGGTGGTGATGCTGGCCGGGTCGCTGCGTCTGGTGGACATCGTGGAGGCCCAGGCGCGGCTGCCCTTTGTGCTGGTGCAGCCGGTGGGGTTCGTAATCTTCCTGATCGCCGCCTTTGCCGAGGCCAAGCGCATTCCCTTCGACCTGCCCGAGGCCGAGAACGAGCTTATGGCTGGCTTCCACACCGAGTACAGCGGCATGCGTTTCGGCCTGTATTTCCTGGGCGAGTACGTGAACATGGTCGTGCTGGGCTCGCTGGTCACCGTGTTTTTCCTGGGCGGGTGGCACGGCCCCTTGCTGCCGCCCTTGCTGTGGTTCCTCATCAAGGTCCTGGCCCTGGTGTTTTTCATGATCTGGTCGCGGGGGACGCTGCCCCGTTTGCGCTGGGACCAGCTCATGGGCTTTTGCTGGAAGGTGCTTACCCCCCTGGCCCTGATCAACATCGTGATCACCGCCGGGGTGATGGTGCTGTGGCCATGA
- the nuoE gene encoding NADH-quinone oxidoreductase subunit NuoE, which yields MLPAKLKKELQRDVRASEHPREKAVDVMYAVQRHYGYLSDEGLAEAASLLGMSELELEELATFYDYIYRRPVGRFVLHVCDGVVCWMCHEGWACLAEEESIVTYLCARLGVEVGQTTPDGMFTVLPSACIGYCEYAPAMLVNGKPYGPLTPQSLDKVLDELRNQPPGHLVLDR from the coding sequence ATGTTGCCAGCCAAGCTGAAAAAGGAATTGCAACGGGACGTGAGGGCCAGCGAGCACCCGCGCGAAAAGGCGGTGGACGTGATGTACGCGGTGCAGCGGCACTACGGCTACCTCTCCGACGAGGGCCTGGCCGAGGCCGCGTCCTTGCTGGGCATGAGCGAGCTGGAGCTGGAGGAGCTGGCCACCTTTTACGACTACATCTACCGCCGCCCGGTGGGGCGCTTCGTGTTGCACGTGTGCGACGGGGTGGTGTGCTGGATGTGCCATGAGGGCTGGGCCTGTTTGGCCGAGGAGGAGAGCATCGTCACCTACCTCTGCGCCCGTCTGGGGGTGGAGGTGGGCCAGACCACGCCGGACGGCATGTTCACCGTCTTGCCTTCGGCCTGCATCGGCTACTGCGAGTACGCCCCGGCCATGCTGGTCAACGGCAAGCCCTATGGCCCCCTGACCCCGCAGTCCCTGGACAAGGTTTTGGACGAACTGAGAAACCAGCCCCCCGGCCATCTGGTGTTGGACCGTTAG
- a CDS encoding SLBB domain-containing protein yields MSEKVLLQNRRPDRPATLEEYRASGGYQALAKVLGEMQPHELTQAVLDSGLKGRGGAGFPTGRKWSFLRADAPHPRYIIPNTDEMEPGTFKDRILVGCDPHQIIEGTILAGYANQAQRAIIFIRPSYEPEAELFEREFSRARDEGLLGENILGSGFDFDIALHRSAGRYICGEASAQVRAIQGERPRPDKEGHMTDSGLWGRPTIVNNVETLACLPHILRNGPDWFKGLAVSKGGAGTKLFGVSGMVAKPDCYELPIGTPLREIIFEHAGGMKGGAFKACLPGGASTKLLAPKDLDVAMDFEALAAIGHRLGTGAIIVFDEGACLVSACLNLVTFFARESCGWCTPCREGLPYMRHLLLKIELGEADEGCIDRLGELAKAMDHSYCGFAPGAAAPVIGLLENFRDELLEHVAQGCCPFKGN; encoded by the coding sequence ATGAGCGAGAAGGTGCTGCTGCAAAACCGCCGGCCCGACCGGCCCGCCACCCTGGAGGAATACCGCGCCTCCGGCGGCTACCAGGCCCTGGCCAAGGTGCTCGGGGAGATGCAGCCCCACGAGCTGACCCAGGCGGTCTTGGACTCCGGCCTCAAGGGGCGGGGTGGGGCCGGCTTCCCCACCGGCCGCAAGTGGAGCTTCCTCCGGGCCGACGCGCCCCACCCGCGCTACATCATCCCCAACACCGATGAGATGGAGCCGGGCACCTTCAAGGACCGCATCCTGGTGGGCTGCGATCCCCATCAGATCATCGAGGGCACCATCCTGGCGGGCTATGCCAATCAGGCCCAGCGGGCCATCATCTTTATCCGCCCCTCCTACGAGCCAGAGGCCGAGCTCTTTGAGCGCGAGTTTTCCCGGGCGCGGGATGAGGGCCTCTTGGGCGAGAACATCCTGGGCAGCGGCTTCGACTTCGACATCGCCCTGCACCGCAGCGCGGGCCGCTACATCTGCGGCGAGGCCTCGGCCCAGGTGCGGGCCATCCAGGGCGAGCGCCCCCGGCCGGACAAGGAAGGCCACATGACCGACAGCGGTCTGTGGGGCCGGCCCACCATCGTGAACAACGTGGAGACCCTGGCCTGTCTGCCCCACATCTTGCGCAACGGGCCCGACTGGTTCAAGGGCCTGGCCGTGAGCAAAGGTGGGGCGGGCACCAAGCTCTTCGGGGTCAGCGGCATGGTGGCCAAGCCCGACTGCTACGAGCTGCCCATCGGCACGCCGCTTCGGGAGATCATCTTCGAGCACGCGGGGGGCATGAAGGGCGGCGCGTTCAAGGCCTGTTTGCCGGGAGGGGCCAGCACCAAGCTGTTGGCGCCCAAGGATCTGGACGTGGCCATGGACTTCGAGGCCCTGGCCGCCATCGGCCATCGCCTGGGCACCGGGGCCATCATCGTCTTCGACGAGGGGGCCTGCCTGGTCTCGGCCTGCCTGAACCTGGTCACCTTCTTTGCCCGCGAGTCCTGCGGCTGGTGCACCCCTTGCCGCGAGGGCCTGCCCTACATGCGCCATCTGTTGCTCAAGATCGAGCTGGGCGAGGCGGACGAGGGCTGCATCGACCGCCTGGGCGAGCTGGCCAAGGCCATGGACCACTCCTACTGCGGCTTCGCGCCGGGCGCGGCCGCGCCGGTCATCGGACTGCTGGAAAACTTTCGGGACGAGCTCTTGGAGCACGTGGCCCAGGGCTGCTGTCCCTTTAAGGGCAATTGA
- a CDS encoding NADH-quinone oxidoreductase subunit B/C/D, which translates to MGKTLPRQPRGVSGTALGAVDAVINWARSYSLWPLFFGLSCCFVEEATVFTARYDLARFGAEVFRGSPRQADLLIVSGTVFKKIAPAVVRLYNQMPEPKWVISMGSCCNSGGMYDVYSVVQGLDQLLPVDVYIPGCPPRPEAVMEALVLLQEKIKKERPTKSILHLAGGSQGGRRDHLRLGQDKDRDPRGPGYSAVPVRGTSVTPPWFADSRTEHMWTPPAARVEPSHGDRSLGAQVHERFGEVVRVQPESNDHLTLWAEAARVPEVMDFLKHHSQPRHQRLDDLTAIDESARRDPDQRGGFTLSYQALSFDAVSRVRVKAALDREHPIAPSLTGVWPSADWYEREVYDLFGIEFSGHPDLRRILLPHDWEGHPLRKDYAGRATEHAPYGLNDVQRHEPLDGGALVDSRGGELMVLNLGPHHYSTHGLLRVVLALDGETIEDMALDIGFHHRGVEKLGERQSWHQFIPYTDRVDYLSGAGNNLAYLCSVEALAGIEVPERAQFIRIMLTELYRLSNHLLYYGTFVQDLGAMTPIFYQFREREMIMDIVEMITGGRLHPSWFRLGGVALDLPEGWREPVRHFVEIFEERLQEYEKMVRENPIFRRRTEGVGVLELERAKEWGVTGPNLRACGLEWDLRHKMPYAGYDRFYFEVPTATGGDCFARYKVRVAEMRQSLEIVKQAMEGMPPGRWLSEDYRYHLPEKKDTLKDIESLIHHFVNATRGPKIPAGEVYHAVETPRGEQGYHVISDGSNAAYRLRIRAPGFANMQVLPDMCRGLSLPDLVAVLGSWDYILPDIDR; encoded by the coding sequence TTGGGGAAGACGCTCCCCCGGCAACCACGCGGAGTGAGCGGCACGGCCCTGGGCGCGGTGGACGCGGTGATCAACTGGGCCCGCTCCTACAGCCTGTGGCCCCTGTTCTTCGGGCTGAGCTGCTGCTTCGTGGAGGAGGCCACGGTCTTCACCGCGCGTTACGATCTGGCCCGCTTCGGAGCCGAGGTGTTTCGGGGCTCGCCCCGCCAGGCGGACCTGCTCATCGTCTCGGGCACTGTCTTCAAGAAAATCGCTCCGGCGGTGGTGCGGCTCTACAACCAGATGCCCGAGCCCAAGTGGGTCATCTCCATGGGCTCCTGCTGCAACTCCGGCGGCATGTACGACGTGTACAGCGTGGTGCAGGGCCTGGACCAGCTCTTGCCGGTGGATGTGTACATACCCGGCTGCCCGCCCCGCCCCGAGGCGGTTATGGAAGCCCTGGTCTTGTTGCAGGAAAAGATCAAAAAGGAGCGCCCCACCAAGAGCATCCTGCACCTGGCCGGGGGTAGCCAGGGCGGCCGCCGCGACCACCTGCGCCTGGGCCAAGACAAGGACCGCGACCCCCGGGGGCCGGGCTACTCGGCGGTGCCGGTGCGCGGCACCTCGGTGACCCCGCCCTGGTTCGCGGACAGCCGCACCGAGCACATGTGGACCCCGCCCGCCGCGCGGGTGGAGCCCAGCCACGGAGACCGCAGCCTGGGGGCTCAGGTGCACGAACGCTTCGGCGAGGTGGTGCGGGTGCAGCCGGAGAGCAACGACCACCTCACCCTCTGGGCCGAGGCGGCCCGGGTGCCCGAGGTGATGGATTTTCTCAAGCATCACAGCCAGCCGCGCCACCAGCGCCTGGACGACCTTACGGCCATTGACGAGTCGGCCCGCCGCGACCCGGACCAGCGCGGCGGCTTCACCCTGAGCTACCAGGCGCTGAGCTTCGACGCGGTCAGCCGGGTGCGGGTGAAGGCCGCGTTGGACCGCGAGCACCCCATTGCGCCCAGCCTCACCGGCGTGTGGCCCTCGGCCGATTGGTACGAGCGCGAGGTGTACGACCTGTTCGGCATCGAGTTCAGCGGCCATCCTGACCTGCGGCGCATCCTCTTGCCCCACGACTGGGAGGGCCACCCCCTGCGCAAGGACTACGCGGGCCGGGCCACCGAGCACGCGCCCTACGGCCTGAACGACGTCCAGCGCCACGAGCCCCTGGACGGCGGGGCCCTGGTGGACAGCCGGGGCGGCGAGCTCATGGTGCTCAACCTGGGGCCGCACCACTACAGCACCCACGGCCTGCTGCGGGTGGTCCTGGCCCTGGACGGCGAGACCATCGAGGACATGGCTCTGGACATCGGTTTCCATCATCGCGGGGTGGAGAAGCTGGGCGAGCGCCAGTCCTGGCACCAGTTCATCCCCTACACCGACCGGGTGGACTATCTCTCCGGCGCGGGCAACAACCTGGCCTACCTCTGCTCGGTTGAGGCCCTGGCCGGCATCGAGGTGCCCGAGCGGGCCCAGTTCATCCGGATAATGCTCACCGAGCTCTACCGCCTGAGCAACCACCTGCTCTATTACGGCACCTTTGTGCAGGACCTGGGGGCCATGACCCCCATCTTCTACCAGTTCCGCGAGCGCGAAATGATCATGGACATCGTGGAAATGATCACCGGCGGCCGCCTGCATCCCTCCTGGTTCCGCTTGGGGGGGGTGGCTCTGGACCTGCCCGAGGGCTGGCGCGAGCCGGTGCGGCACTTCGTGGAGATTTTCGAAGAGCGCCTGCAAGAGTATGAAAAGATGGTGCGCGAAAACCCCATCTTCCGGCGGCGCACCGAGGGAGTGGGCGTGCTGGAACTGGAGCGGGCCAAGGAGTGGGGGGTCACCGGGCCCAACCTGCGGGCCTGCGGCCTGGAGTGGGATCTGCGCCACAAGATGCCCTACGCGGGCTACGATCGCTTCTACTTCGAAGTGCCCACCGCCACCGGCGGCGACTGCTTTGCGCGTTACAAAGTGCGCGTGGCCGAGATGCGCCAGAGCCTGGAGATCGTAAAACAGGCCATGGAGGGCATGCCCCCGGGGCGCTGGCTCAGCGAGGACTACCGCTATCATCTGCCCGAAAAGAAGGACACGCTCAAGGACATCGAGAGCCTGATCCATCATTTCGTCAACGCCACCCGGGGCCCCAAGATTCCCGCGGGCGAGGTGTACCACGCGGTGGAGACGCCCCGGGGCGAGCAGGGCTACCATGTGATCAGCGACGGGAGCAACGCGGCTTATCGCTTGCGCATCCGCGCGCCCGGCTTCGCCAACATGCAGGTGCTGCCGGACATGTGCCGGGGTCTGAGCCTGCCCGATCTGGTGGCGGTGCTGGGCTCCTGGGACTACATCTTGCCGGACATCGACCGCTAG
- the nuoG gene encoding NADH-quinone oxidoreductase subunit NuoG encodes MPRLTIDNRPVEVAKGTKVIAAAEQLGIYIPRFCYHEALGSVGACRMCAVMFLEGPVKGLEMSCMTEARDGMVVSTVHPEAQAFRRHVVEWLMLNHPHDCPVCDEGGQCLLQDMTVSSGHGIRRYDGPKRTYRDQDLGPFVSHEMNRCIHCWRCRRFYQEYAGGRDLGAMQIGWRTYFGRQQSGRLQSPFAGNVVDLCPTGVYTDKPSRYEGRYWDFARAESICPHCSLGCATTLNVRYRRVVRQEARPSLEVNGHFICDRGRYGYGFADHHRRPRTARIDGQEVETNAALRKAAKRLGFIAREHGPSAVAALGSPRLGLEGMIALQRLCAEQGWSGARFFLEPDLALRVRAVAQGLTPQLAVSLRELERADFILAVGVEPLGEAPMLALALRKAWRSGATVGRLDPRPSELPLTVKHLPLAPGVLENALAWLVKQSFRAKERRKLEAEHPHLMGPDDAAGLSKPELRELKRLARALAKSERPVLVCGTDLVPQGLPGRAAGLAGVLGEHGQEAGLFYVLPGANAMGAALVNPDEGAEDNLLEAVEAGEVKALLAVESDPLFSFPDRARLARALEGLELLVVLDHLPNPCEAKAGVFLPVANLFEGQGASLVNQEGRLQRALSAGEVGTPLDQVSGGGHPPRVYSLDAPGGGLLSSAALLEQMARELSTHSEKLPRQSGWEWLAERHPGFAHLFEHGRPPYGQRLLPLSLGPHEAEDEPLAAMPGEDALEILVSPGFMPGEELASYSPVLAKVAEEAVLYLHPATAEGLGLAAPGRVRLRLEQGELELPLRLAEGLHPRMAWLVPGPGHAWQMLRGRRQVLPVANLRVGGGS; translated from the coding sequence ATGCCGCGCCTGACCATAGACAACCGGCCCGTGGAGGTGGCCAAGGGAACCAAGGTCATCGCGGCCGCGGAGCAGCTGGGCATCTATATCCCGCGCTTCTGCTATCACGAGGCCCTGGGCTCGGTGGGGGCCTGCCGCATGTGCGCGGTGATGTTCCTGGAGGGCCCGGTCAAGGGCCTGGAGATGAGCTGCATGACCGAGGCGCGGGACGGCATGGTGGTTTCCACGGTGCACCCCGAGGCCCAGGCCTTTAGGCGGCACGTGGTGGAGTGGCTCATGCTCAACCACCCCCACGACTGCCCGGTGTGCGACGAGGGCGGCCAGTGCCTGCTGCAGGACATGACCGTGTCCAGCGGCCACGGCATCCGGCGCTACGACGGGCCCAAGCGCACCTACCGCGACCAGGACCTGGGGCCCTTCGTGTCCCACGAGATGAACCGCTGCATCCACTGCTGGCGCTGCCGCCGTTTTTATCAAGAGTACGCGGGCGGGCGCGACCTGGGAGCAATGCAGATAGGCTGGCGCACCTATTTCGGCCGCCAGCAAAGCGGCCGTTTGCAAAGCCCCTTCGCGGGCAACGTGGTGGACCTGTGCCCCACCGGCGTGTACACGGACAAGCCCTCGCGCTATGAGGGGCGCTACTGGGACTTCGCGCGGGCCGAGAGCATCTGCCCCCATTGCTCCCTGGGCTGCGCCACCACGCTAAACGTGCGCTACCGCCGGGTGGTGCGCCAGGAGGCCCGCCCTTCGCTCGAGGTCAACGGCCACTTCATCTGCGACCGGGGGCGCTATGGCTACGGCTTTGCCGACCACCACCGCAGGCCCCGCACGGCGCGCATCGACGGCCAGGAGGTCGAAACCAACGCGGCCCTGCGCAAGGCGGCCAAGCGCCTGGGGTTCATCGCCCGGGAGCACGGCCCAAGCGCGGTGGCCGCCCTGGGCTCGCCCCGCCTGGGCCTGGAGGGCATGATCGCCTTGCAGCGGCTCTGCGCGGAGCAGGGATGGAGCGGGGCCCGCTTCTTCCTGGAGCCGGACCTGGCCCTGCGGGTGCGGGCGGTGGCCCAGGGCCTTACACCCCAGCTGGCCGTGTCCCTGCGCGAGCTGGAGCGGGCCGATTTCATCCTGGCCGTGGGGGTGGAGCCCCTGGGCGAGGCCCCCATGCTGGCCTTGGCCCTGCGCAAGGCCTGGCGGAGCGGGGCCACGGTAGGCCGTCTGGACCCCCGCCCCAGCGAGCTGCCCCTGACGGTAAAGCACCTTCCTCTCGCTCCCGGGGTGTTGGAGAACGCTTTGGCCTGGCTGGTGAAGCAGAGCTTCCGGGCCAAGGAACGGCGCAAGCTGGAGGCCGAGCACCCGCATCTCATGGGCCCGGACGACGCGGCGGGCTTGAGCAAGCCGGAGCTGCGCGAGCTCAAGCGCCTGGCCCGCGCCCTGGCCAAGAGTGAGCGGCCGGTGCTGGTCTGCGGCACGGACCTGGTGCCCCAGGGCCTGCCCGGCCGCGCGGCGGGCCTGGCCGGGGTGCTCGGCGAGCATGGCCAGGAAGCGGGGTTGTTCTACGTCTTGCCCGGGGCCAACGCCATGGGCGCGGCGCTGGTCAACCCTGACGAGGGGGCTGAAGACAATCTTCTGGAGGCCGTGGAAGCGGGCGAGGTCAAGGCCCTGCTGGCCGTGGAGAGCGACCCCCTGTTCAGCTTCCCGGACCGCGCCCGCCTGGCCCGCGCCCTGGAGGGTCTGGAGCTGTTGGTGGTGCTGGACCACCTGCCCAATCCCTGCGAGGCCAAGGCCGGGGTCTTTCTCCCGGTGGCCAACCTCTTCGAAGGCCAGGGCGCCAGCCTGGTCAACCAGGAGGGCCGTTTGCAACGGGCCCTCTCGGCCGGCGAGGTGGGCACGCCTTTGGATCAGGTGTCCGGCGGCGGACACCCGCCCCGGGTCTATTCCCTGGACGCGCCCGGCGGCGGCCTGCTTTCTTCGGCTGCGCTGCTGGAGCAAATGGCCCGGGAGTTATCCACGCACAGCGAAAAGCTGCCCCGCCAAAGCGGATGGGAATGGCTGGCCGAGCGCCATCCCGGCTTCGCACATTTGTTCGAGCATGGGCGGCCGCCCTATGGCCAACGTTTGCTGCCCCTGAGCTTGGGGCCGCACGAGGCCGAGGACGAGCCCCTGGCCGCCATGCCCGGCGAGGACGCCCTGGAGATTCTGGTGAGTCCGGGGTTCATGCCCGGCGAGGAGCTGGCCTCCTATTCGCCGGTGCTGGCCAAGGTGGCCGAGGAGGCGGTGCTGTATTTACACCCGGCCACGGCCGAAGGCCTGGGCCTGGCCGCGCCGGGAAGGGTGCGCCTGCGCCTGGAGCAAGGCGAGCTGGAGCTTCCCCTGCGCCTGGCCGAGGGCCTGCACCCGCGCATGGCCTGGCTGGTGCCCGGTCCGGGCCACGCCTGGCAAATGCTCCGGGGCCGCCGCCAGGTGTTGCCCGTGGCCAACCTGCGGGTCGGAGGCGGGTCATGA
- a CDS encoding NADH-quinone oxidoreductase subunit A, whose product MDSAVFQPWQMQLLGWLIFTGMVLGLLASFLFLAWWLGEKRHARDKDMPYECGLIPTGSARFAFPAVFYLVAVFFLVFDIEGVFIFTWAVAAMGLGFLGWLQMTLFIFVLLLSLFYVWAKGGLTWGRRSPGNHAE is encoded by the coding sequence GTGGATTCCGCCGTATTTCAGCCGTGGCAAATGCAGCTGTTGGGCTGGCTCATCTTCACGGGGATGGTGCTGGGCCTGCTGGCTTCTTTTCTTTTTCTGGCCTGGTGGCTGGGGGAAAAGCGCCACGCCCGGGACAAGGACATGCCTTATGAGTGCGGCCTGATCCCCACCGGATCGGCCCGCTTCGCCTTTCCGGCGGTGTTCTACCTGGTGGCGGTGTTCTTCCTGGTGTTCGATATCGAAGGCGTATTCATCTTCACCTGGGCGGTGGCGGCCATGGGCCTGGGCTTCCTGGGCTGGCTGCAAATGACCCTATTCATCTTCGTTCTGTTGCTGAGCCTGTTCTACGTGTGGGCCAAAGGAGGTTTGACTTGGGGAAGACGCTCCCCCGGCAACCACGCGGAGTGA